One window of the Runella slithyformis DSM 19594 genome contains the following:
- a CDS encoding prolyl oligopeptidase family serine peptidase, whose product MKILLLFFALLSVTAHAQMKYPATRKVDQTDDYHGTKVADPYRWLEDDNAADTKAWVTEQNKVSFGYLEKIPYRGLIKQQLEKIYNYPKYSSPRRKGGYFYFYKNNGLQNQSVLYRQKGINGTPEEVLDPNKLSADGTTRLTVFSLSKNGDYAVCGFSKGGSDWQEYQVMDMKTLKMLSDKIEWVKVSGASWQGNGFYYSRYPKPEGSALAAKNENHQVFFHKVGTEQAADELVYEDKTNPQRFHGVYVSEDERFAFLNISDRGKGKDGNALYYRKSGQKAFKPIVAEITNDKFSVVDNVGNAFLLQTNKKAKNERIFLFDPAKPDEKDWKEIIPEKPEPLQGAGTAGGKLFVTYLKDVTTRVYVYDLNGKLENEVALPGLGSASGFGGEKEDKTVFYTFSSFNYPPTIFSYEIATRKSSVFRNPEVAFTPADYETKQVFYPSKDGTKIPMFIVYKKGLKLDGTHPTILYGYGGFNISLTASFSPVLIPFLDNGGVYAQANLRGGAEYGDKWHEAGMRLQKQNVFDDFIAAGEYLIREKYTSNARLALRGGSNGGLLVGAVMNQRPELAKVAFPQVGVMDMLRFHKFTIGWNWIADYGSSDNAGDFKNLYAYSPLHNIKEGVNYPATLVTTADHDDRVVPAHSFKYIAELQEKAAKSTTNPLLIRVDVNSGHGASNTAKSLEQTADIYAFMFYNMGLTWK is encoded by the coding sequence GGTACCAAAGTGGCCGATCCGTACCGTTGGCTCGAAGATGATAATGCCGCCGATACCAAAGCCTGGGTAACGGAGCAAAACAAGGTCAGCTTCGGGTATCTGGAAAAGATTCCCTATCGCGGTCTTATTAAACAACAGCTGGAAAAGATCTATAATTATCCCAAATATTCCTCTCCGCGCCGCAAAGGAGGGTATTTTTATTTCTACAAAAACAACGGACTCCAAAATCAGTCGGTTCTCTATCGTCAGAAGGGCATCAACGGCACGCCCGAAGAAGTGCTTGATCCCAACAAACTTTCTGCCGACGGCACCACGCGCCTGACGGTGTTCAGTCTTTCCAAAAATGGTGATTATGCCGTATGCGGTTTTTCCAAAGGTGGTTCCGATTGGCAGGAATACCAAGTGATGGATATGAAAACCCTCAAAATGCTCTCCGACAAAATTGAGTGGGTAAAAGTTTCGGGCGCTTCGTGGCAGGGTAATGGGTTTTATTACAGCCGTTATCCCAAGCCGGAAGGCAGTGCGCTGGCGGCCAAAAATGAAAACCATCAGGTATTTTTCCATAAAGTCGGTACTGAGCAGGCCGCCGATGAGTTGGTTTATGAAGACAAAACCAATCCGCAGCGTTTTCATGGAGTGTATGTCAGTGAAGATGAGCGCTTTGCATTCCTGAATATTTCAGACCGAGGAAAAGGAAAAGATGGAAATGCGCTCTATTATCGCAAAAGCGGTCAAAAAGCCTTTAAACCGATCGTGGCCGAGATCACTAATGATAAGTTTTCGGTAGTGGATAATGTAGGCAATGCGTTTTTGCTGCAAACCAATAAAAAAGCAAAAAACGAGCGTATCTTCCTTTTTGACCCGGCTAAGCCGGACGAGAAAGATTGGAAAGAAATTATTCCGGAAAAGCCCGAACCGTTGCAGGGTGCAGGTACCGCCGGCGGTAAGCTCTTTGTGACCTATCTCAAAGATGTGACTACCCGTGTGTATGTGTATGACCTGAACGGCAAACTCGAAAACGAAGTGGCGCTTCCCGGGCTGGGTTCGGCGAGTGGTTTTGGCGGTGAGAAAGAGGATAAAACGGTTTTTTATACGTTTTCATCGTTCAATTACCCGCCCACGATTTTCAGTTATGAGATTGCCACGCGCAAAAGCAGCGTATTTCGTAATCCCGAAGTAGCTTTCACCCCGGCTGATTATGAAACCAAACAGGTGTTTTACCCGAGCAAAGACGGTACCAAGATCCCGATGTTCATTGTGTACAAAAAAGGACTGAAATTGGACGGTACTCACCCTACCATTTTGTACGGTTACGGTGGCTTCAACATCAGCCTGACGGCCTCATTCAGCCCGGTACTGATTCCTTTCTTAGACAATGGCGGTGTGTATGCCCAGGCCAACCTGCGCGGTGGGGCCGAATACGGAGACAAATGGCACGAAGCGGGCATGCGCCTTCAAAAACAAAATGTATTCGACGATTTTATCGCGGCGGGGGAGTACCTGATCAGGGAAAAATATACCTCCAATGCCCGTTTGGCGTTGCGCGGCGGTTCCAACGGGGGCTTATTGGTCGGAGCGGTCATGAATCAGCGGCCTGAGTTGGCCAAAGTGGCTTTTCCGCAGGTGGGCGTAATGGATATGCTTCGTTTCCATAAATTTACCATCGGCTGGAACTGGATTGCCGATTACGGCAGCAGTGACAATGCCGGGGATTTCAAAAATTTATACGCTTATTCGCCGTTACATAATATCAAAGAAGGGGTTAATTATCCTGCCACGCTCGTCACCACTGCCGATCACGACGATCGTGTAGTGCCGGCACACTCGTTTAAATACATTGCTGAGTTGCAGGAAAAAGCGGCTAAGTCCACGACCAATCCCCTTTTGATTCGCGTTGATGTCAACAGTGGACACGGCGCAAGCAATACGGCCAAGTCGTTGGAACAAACGGCGGACATTTACGCTTTTATGTTTTATAACATGGGACTGACCTGGAAGTAG